The Sinomicrobium kalidii genome contains a region encoding:
- a CDS encoding VOC family protein, with product MMKVEHIAIWTHDLEKIKNFYVKYFDIKCSDMYINAQKKFSSYFLSFEGGDTRIELMHSPDIKAFLSDHAASLGLTHFAISVGDRKSVDQLTERLRADGYSIVGAPRITGDGYYESVVLDCEGNHIELTV from the coding sequence GACCTGGAAAAAATTAAAAACTTTTATGTCAAGTATTTTGACATAAAATGCAGCGATATGTACATCAATGCGCAAAAAAAATTCTCATCCTATTTTTTATCCTTTGAAGGTGGAGACACCAGGATTGAACTCATGCACAGTCCTGATATCAAAGCGTTTTTATCAGATCATGCCGCTTCGTTAGGGTTGACCCACTTTGCGATTTCTGTTGGCGATAGAAAATCCGTAGATCAACTAACAGAGCGGTTACGTGCCGACGGATATAGTATTGTAGGTGCCCCCAGAATTACAGGAGACGGTTATTATGAAAGCGTTGTTCTGGATTGTGAAGGAAACCATATTGAACTAACAGTGTAA
- a CDS encoding RNA polymerase sigma factor: MDFNDNNFLVEQLKKGDNKAYMYLLNHYHGRLYAYAQTLTNDHTQTEDIIQNVFLKTWRSRKKLDTYFSVQSFLYKSVYNEFLSAYRKDRAVTLLEQKYMESLYQIVEETDEDTITKMIKLVKKEVMKLPPKCKQIFSLSKEDGLTNVEIAEYLDISIKTVEAQITKAFKILRKELGDKYESFLFILLHPNLIPK, translated from the coding sequence ATGGATTTTAACGATAACAATTTTTTAGTAGAACAACTGAAAAAAGGGGACAATAAAGCATACATGTATTTGTTGAACCATTATCATGGCAGATTATATGCCTATGCACAAACCTTGACTAACGATCATACCCAGACAGAGGATATCATACAAAATGTGTTTTTGAAAACATGGAGGTCCCGGAAAAAACTGGATACCTATTTTTCCGTTCAGAGCTTTCTCTACAAATCAGTTTATAATGAGTTTTTAAGTGCCTACAGAAAAGACAGGGCAGTGACTTTGCTGGAACAGAAATATATGGAGTCTCTCTATCAGATTGTTGAGGAGACAGATGAAGACACAATCACCAAGATGATAAAACTGGTAAAAAAGGAAGTGATGAAATTGCCACCTAAATGTAAACAGATTTTTAGTTTGAGCAAGGAAGACGGGCTTACTAATGTCGAAATTGCTGAGTACTTGGATATTTCCATAAAAACAGTCGAAGCGCAGATAACAAAGGCCTTTAAGATCCTTAGAAAAGAGTTGGGCGATAAGTATGAATCTTTTTTATTTATACTTCTTCACCCGAATTTGATTCCAAAATAA
- a CDS encoding DUF1349 domain-containing protein, whose amino-acid sequence MKLAVELGVDRQYNVVSVVTDKWSDDANGELLEENNCWLRITRKNDFFGLHYSTDGKIWRFVRAFGIDMNTSISIGFGIQAPAGDHCNESIEELSVSNTPVQNFRDGS is encoded by the coding sequence ATAAAACTTGCCGTAGAATTGGGAGTAGACCGGCAGTATAATGTTGTTTCTGTCGTTACCGATAAATGGTCGGACGATGCGAATGGGGAATTACTGGAAGAAAATAATTGCTGGCTACGAATTACCCGAAAGAATGATTTTTTCGGACTACACTATTCAACGGATGGAAAAATCTGGAGATTTGTGAGAGCTTTCGGAATCGATATGAATACGTCAATTTCCATAGGTTTTGGCATTCAGGCTCCCGCCGGCGATCATTGTAATGAAAGTATTGAAGAACTGTCTGTCTCTAACACTCCTGTTCAAAATTTCAGGGATGGAAGCTAA
- a CDS encoding winged helix-turn-helix transcriptional regulator: protein MEKITPRMLSKELKELEMNGIVVRKVYDQTPVLIQYELTASGESLADLIDVMIDWGLTHRSNDL, encoded by the coding sequence ATCGAAAAAATAACTCCCAGAATGCTGTCGAAAGAATTGAAAGAACTGGAAATGAATGGCATCGTAGTTCGAAAAGTGTACGACCAGACACCGGTTTTAATACAATATGAACTAACAGCATCGGGAGAAAGCCTTGCCGATCTTATCGATGTTATGATAGACTGGGGTTTAACCCATCGAAGTAATGATTTGTAG
- a CDS encoding nuclear transport factor 2 family protein translates to MGSNKDILIKANKAVANGDYEGFLAFCTEDTEWTFVGDITLQGKEAVRQWMAINYIEPPKFDVKNLIAENDFVTAIGEIKITDKKGKTGHYSYCDVWQFRDGKMAELKAFVVETKE, encoded by the coding sequence ATGGGAAGTAATAAGGACATACTGATAAAAGCGAATAAGGCTGTTGCAAATGGTGATTATGAAGGATTTTTGGCGTTTTGCACCGAAGATACAGAATGGACATTTGTGGGCGATATAACCCTGCAGGGAAAAGAAGCTGTTAGGCAATGGATGGCAATAAACTACATAGAGCCCCCGAAATTCGATGTCAAAAATTTAATTGCCGAAAATGATTTTGTTACTGCAATTGGTGAAATCAAAATAACAGACAAAAAGGGAAAAACGGGGCATTACTCCTACTGCGATGTATGGCAATTTCGCGACGGAAAAATGGCCGAACTAAAGGCTTTTGTAGTAGAAACCAAGGAGTAG
- a CDS encoding FecR family protein, with protein sequence MITPEKEHLLVKYFSNEATAIELDELENWIGNPENEIILKDFTKVHYAITIAMKDSNSNKTKERLFNEMNRDKNIFRNGKIQSLLKYAALAIVFIGLGYFFRQHPFEPENKKSVIPAEEAITLETDHGEIQKLSNTGFNQIKDHTGNILGEQKGNKLVYNKKSTIKKLTYNTLKVPYGKKFDVLLSDGTRVFLNAGSSLKYPVRFLEGKQRQVFLEGEAYFDVVHDSKTSFMVGTQELDVEVYGTRFNVSNYASDAAINVVLIEGAVGLNTKTNESENTVRLEPGFKGTFDKTGKTLATGKVDTTLYTAWMNNNLVFRNTPFKTIIKQLERQYNIVIINNNKQLGEEAFNATFETKKETIEQVFEYFSKIHDVDYQIFNNKIIIN encoded by the coding sequence ATGATAACTCCGGAAAAAGAACATTTACTGGTAAAATATTTTTCAAATGAAGCCACCGCAATTGAACTGGATGAGCTTGAAAATTGGATTGGCAATCCCGAAAACGAGATCATATTAAAGGATTTTACCAAAGTACACTATGCCATAACCATTGCAATGAAAGATTCAAATTCAAATAAAACCAAAGAACGCCTGTTTAATGAAATGAATAGGGACAAGAATATTTTTCGCAATGGTAAAATACAGTCTTTGCTCAAATATGCGGCTTTAGCCATTGTATTTATCGGTCTTGGCTATTTCTTCCGGCAGCATCCTTTCGAACCCGAAAACAAAAAAAGTGTAATCCCCGCTGAAGAGGCCATAACACTGGAAACAGATCATGGTGAAATCCAGAAACTGTCAAATACGGGATTTAACCAGATAAAAGACCATACCGGGAATATTCTGGGCGAGCAGAAAGGGAATAAACTTGTCTATAATAAGAAGAGTACTATTAAAAAATTGACCTATAATACCCTTAAAGTCCCTTACGGGAAAAAATTTGATGTTTTGCTCTCTGACGGAACCCGTGTTTTTCTGAATGCCGGGAGTTCTTTAAAATATCCGGTCCGGTTTTTAGAAGGAAAGCAGCGCCAGGTGTTTTTGGAAGGCGAAGCTTACTTTGATGTAGTGCACGATTCAAAAACCTCATTTATGGTGGGGACACAGGAACTTGATGTAGAGGTTTACGGAACCAGGTTCAATGTTTCAAATTACGCTTCTGATGCCGCTATAAATGTTGTATTAATAGAAGGGGCTGTCGGTCTTAACACTAAAACAAACGAATCTGAAAATACGGTAAGGCTTGAACCTGGTTTTAAGGGGACCTTTGACAAAACGGGAAAAACACTTGCCACCGGGAAAGTGGATACAACGTTGTATACGGCATGGATGAACAACAATCTTGTATTTCGAAATACGCCTTTTAAAACCATCATAAAACAGCTTGAACGTCAATACAATATAGTAATAATAAATAATAATAAACAGTTAGGCGAAGAGGCTTTTAATGCCACCTTTGAAACTAAAAAAGAAACCATAGAACAAGTATTTGAATATTTTAGCAAGATTCATGATGTTGATTATCAGATATTCAACAACAAAATAATTATCAACTAA